ATCTTAATAAAAGTCTAGATTTTTTTGTATATGTTGTATTTTGAATTTTTCAAAACGAGTATAAATTACTAAAACTATTAAAAGTCTCACATAATTTTGTTTTATAATATGTAAATTTGCATTAATAAATATAAACATTACAGTATACAGAATTTTGTTTTATAATATGTAAATTTGCATATGTGCATTGATTGGTTCATTTGGACATATGGTATAATAGTTTGTAAGTATCGTTACTATATTAACATTCCAAACCACCATACATGTAATTGTTGATGGAATTTAGTTTTTTTTTTTTTGAACAACCTGTTTCTATTATTTATAAAGTGGTGGGTGTTGTCTGGTGAATGAAAAAGGAGAACAGTTGGGAAATTACATAGGCACAAACCTCATCATGTGACACCCTAAAAAGACCTTCATCTTATACCCACTCATACGCACACACACAAATCCACAATAACCACCAAACCTATAGTATATTCATTATTAATGAAGAATCTATGACTGCAACACACACCATGATTCAACAATAGAAGGGAATCTTATCTTAATAATCCAATTTCGTAAACATTATTTTCGCAATCAAATAAAAACTTCCTTCCTGTTTGTTATCAGTATCATCTTAATCTTCTTCTTCGTCATCTTCCAATTTATCGCACTAAGTAAACAGCCCAAGAGCTATTTTCCCAACATTCCATTGGCCCACTACAAACGGTAATATCATGTTTAAAACCCTTTGTTTGGGTAGTCTTTAAATCTTTTCCCCTACTTAGAAAATTCATCGTTACATAATTCAATGGATGTAATGGAATCATCCTAACAAAAATTTCTGACCTCCGTTTTATTTAGTGAATAGTTTCTGTGGAGACCATATTGTTTTACTCTATGAGCCTAAAGCGATTACAGTGTACATATATTTTTTCCACTTGTGGTCTTAATCTTGTTCCCCACCTTCTTTGGTTTCGAAAAAAAGTTCATCTACCTTTCTTCTTTCTTCTTTCTTCTGACTATTATATTCCAATTCTCTTTTTTTCTTACAACATATCATGAACAAACTCATCATTTATTATTGTCAACCACACTAACAATAACAAGAAAAAGGCACTAACCACAACAAGAAAATAGGGCACTTGTTCATGGAATCATCAAAACAATCCATCCCTAAATGATGTCCTCTTTTATGTAAAACAAAATGATGTCCTCGCATCTTAACATTTTACAAAAAAAAATGATTTCCTCTTCTATGTTCTTCTGCACATCTAGAAAGCTTCTCATTACGCCAAAACCAGCAATATCATGATTGGATAGAAGCATCGTCACACTACTCGATAGGATGAATCTATTCGATCCCACTATCAATCACGTACATCAAAAAGACATGTACAGTATCGTAGATACACTTTCGTAGAAAAAAAAAGTTGAAACTCTTTTGTTTTTAATGGACACCGAGTTCATAATCAGTATAACTCATACATAGCATAATTTCACGTTTTTATTTTAAAAATTGGCAAACAGCTAATGAATAACATATTGCTTTAGTTTTCAATTATTATATTACTTCATTTAAAACAAAAAGTAAGATATTAACATATTAAATAATAAATAGGGGACAACAAAACGTTAACTAGAAAAGAAATGAATGAAAGGAAATCAAGTAAAGGACACGTATTATCTATTTCGTTTCTAAGAAAGAAAAAGTTAACTACTTTACTGGTTGTAGTTGTAGTTGAAGTTGTGATCTTGTAGGTGAAGCGGGCGTTTGCTTACGTGCATGGACCCATCGGTTATGATTTTAGGGGACACGAATTAACAATAATGGGCTGAAAAGTTCTTATGACCTGACAGCATATTTGTTGCACATCTTTTAGGTTAGAATTCTTTAACATAATATAAGATACAATCTTTTAGATTTTAACTAAAAAAAGCTAAGAAACGTCTTTAAAATAAGAGATATAAGAGACGTGTTTTAGTTTTTTTAGTTAAAAAGCTAAGATACCGTATTTTTTATTACGCTAAGAACTCCAGCCTAAAAGACGTGCAATAAACATGCTTTAAGTCCACTTCATGGTTTCACCTTATCCCTGTTGGTACTAACTTACATGGTCTAATAACATTTTGAATTTGATGCACCTTATATGATATAAATATAATCTTAAGTCAATACTAAGCCTGTTCCTGATTAATTTTTGCGTAAGCATTGCCACAAGAGAAGGACTGTCTTGATTTGATTCTGGACAGATTTTATGATTTGCGTTATGTTTATAAACTTAACTTTTTGTTGTACATGGAAACAGTATATCAGTGTGTAGTACTTTTTTACCCAACATTTCGCACATGCACACTATCAAATCCAAATTATATTTATATCAACGTAACTAATATACAACATTAGACTATATAAATTTCGCTCACCACGATTAAAATTTGTACCTAATTATCATAGATATATTATTGATATGAATTGGTAACTACAGTACAAAGGTATAGCTCACGCCTTTTTACCAAAAAAAAAAAGATGGTATGTTTACGAACGAGACGAGGATCTTTGTTTTCTGCGCGATAATGTTTCTCGTCTTTTTTATTGACTATTTTATTTAGATACTAGGAGGGTGAATGGTTGTTGTTGAGAGTATGGTTGAACATTTTATCCGTTAGATTTGATTCGATTTGTTATTCGTTTCGATTCGATCCGAAAATTCTGGATATCCGTAAACTTTCGAAACAAAACAAATACTAAAAATCAATATCCGTTAAAATCGAAGCAAATCACAAATATTAAAATTTTAGAAAGCAGATATCTGATCCTTCAATAAATAAATACATGTATATTTTGATTATATTTAAAGTTTTAAATGTATAAAATTATATAATTATTATTCTAACATATGATTTGATAAATTCTATTCACATTATTACTTATATAAAAATATTACATAAAAGGAAAAGAACGCATTTATGACAATTATAATTTTTTTCTTAAGTTTTTTATTATTATAATTGTTAACTAAGTTCAAAAAATTTACAAAATATGTAGATTCACTACTTCTTTTAATTTTTATCATATATATCATGCAAACAATTATTTTACAAAACAAATTTATATCAAATTTTTAAGACTATTTGTATTAATGAGAACATATGAGATATCCGTAAGTATTCGTAAATATCAGCAAATATCTATTTATTTTTAGGATATCCGTTTTTCCGAATATCCATATTTTTCCGAAGCAAACCAAATCGAAAAATTAGATATATATGACATACAAAGCAAATCACAAATACCTTCAAAAACCCGGATATCCGATCCGTGTCCAGGTATAGCCGAGAGTGTTGTCCATAGCGCTGATTAAATTTACAGCATTATCTATAAAGTAATCAATTTTTTTCTGAACCGATTAAAAGTAATCAAATTTTATTTAAAAAGCTCTGTTCACAGCAGTTTGGAAAAGAAACGTATGTGCATGTGATTTACTAAGGTCATGTTTGTTTACGTGTCGTGCGACCTACGACTTACGACTAAGATTACGTTCATTTACGTGTCGCGCGACCTGCGACCTGCGACTAAACATGCGATTAAAACTATGTTCGTTTACGTGTCGTGCGACCTGCGATTTGCGACCTGCGACCAGTCGCGCGATCAAAATTTTCTTAATTTTTAGTCGTCGTTTTTTCTGGAGACTTGAATGGGAATCCACGACTGGTCGTGCGATCAGTCACGCGACATCAAAACGAACAACAACATGCGACTTGCGACATGCGATCAATTGCAGGTCGCATGTTACGCGACAACAAAACGAACAACAACCTGCGACCTGCGATCAGTTGCAGGTTACAGATTACGCGATAGATAAACGAAAATGGGTCTAAGCTAAATATCAACCGTTTAGTTTTGTGGGCTTTCAAGAAAACAAAATGTAACATTTTATTTAACACTTATTCAATGAATAGTATAAATAATAAAAACCATAGTAACAACCATTCACCCTCGTAAATATATAGAAAATTTTAATAATCGTCATTTTTCACTTCGATGTATCATCGTCATTCTTTTTTTTTTTTTGAACATTATCATCATCATTCTTTAATAGAAAATAATGGAAGATAGGACAAGTCACAATACTGAAATAACAAAAAAGCTCGTGGTAACAACTATGACGCTACATAATTTTTTTGTTTATAAAAGGCATTCATATTAAAAAAGCAAGAGAAAGAAAATGGTTTACATGCCTATAAGGCCATAGTTAAAAGGGCAAGGCCGAGTAGAGTTTATATTGGAACACATATCAATGGAACTGTCTGACCCACCTCAGATATAGAGGCCCAGAGTGAAGAGGTTACGACATAAGAAGCCGATGAAGTTAGGGGAGATCGATAGAAACTATGATCTGAGAAACCAGAGTTGAGACATCGCTGAGGAAGCACGAGTGTTGGAGTGGCGAAAGCTCTGGATCCTATTCCGCAGCTGCTTGTCTATGGTGGAGATGAAAATGTCAGTGGTTTTGAAGGTTTGGTTATGGAGTCTTGAGTTCCTCTCATGCCAAATCCAGTAGATGGTTCCCTGAAACGCTAGAAGTGTTAGCCGGCGAAGATTCCTGTTGCGCACTGCATGCAATTGGTCGATCAAGGCATCCCAAGTAGTGGTGAACTGCAACTGACACCAATCTGAAATCGATCTCCACACGATCCCACCGAAGGAGCAGTCAAAGAACAAGTGATTTCTTGATTCATTACTGGAGTTGCAAAGTAAACACTTGGGGTCAACTTCAAGTCCCCACTGAAGAAGTCTATCTCGGGTAGGACAACGGTTATGCATGACGAGCCAGGTTAGGAAGCTATGGCGAGGGATCCCAAAAGAGAACCAGACCAACTTCGACCACGATACCAGAGGAACAGGACCTTTGAGGTGAGTATATACCGCTCCAGTGCTGTACCGAGAACTAGTTTTCCTGCCACCTCCCACTCGTAATGGTCTTGTTCATCGATGAGGGTGACAGTAGTGAGATGAACTTGTATAGCTAACTGATTCTCTGATCTTGCAGGAGGAAGAAGCCAATGATCTTGGTCATAGAGCGAAGCAACCGTAGCAGTACTGGGGATGCCAAAGCGAGAAGTAGAGGCACCGAGGAAGTCTTGTAAGTTACCAAATGGCGACCAGTTGTCAACCCAGAAGCTTGTAGTTTCACCATTCCCTAGCCGTCTCCTGAGTAGTGGGTGAATTTGGCTCCTTGTCTTGATCATTTTATTCACCAGCCAAGAGAAAGAGGGACTTGGATTAATGGTCCAGTAGTTGCTAATGTCGCCTCTTAATATCACTTATTTGAACCAGTAAACCCAGGCAGAAGACGGGTGAAAGAAGATCATCCATATCAGTTTGAGAATACACGCCAAGTTCCAAGAATGAAGGTCCTTTACCCCAAGTCCACCATGCGCTTTAGTAAGCGTTACCTTCTCCCAAGACACTTTTGCTGATTGATGTCCCTCACTTTTTCCATTCCAAAGGAATAAGACACATAAAGAGTTTATTCGATTTATGCAGGCTTTAGGAAGTATGGAACTCGAGCACCAGAAAGTAGAAACACCAGCAATGACTGTTTTTATAAGGAGCATCTTCCCGCAAATGACCAAGCGGCTTTGTAAAATTCTGAAGAAAGACCGTTTAGAACCGGGGCTTTGTTAGGGTTTAGAGAGAACATGAGTTTAGTAATCTCCTCTGAAGTAGGCATGAGTATAATTTTGTCCTTTTGTTGTTGCGTGCATATGAAATCAGTTAGCCCTCGGAACCAAGCAGTGGGTGATTGAAGAAGGGTGATCTGGATCGAGAACAGCTTTGAAATGGCCAACGGCATGTGCACTCATCTGTAGAGGGTCAGTTAGGAGAACACCCAAGTTGAGCAGAAACGATCTGATAGCGTTGAAACTGGCACGTGTTTGGCAGACCATGTGGAAGAATGTGGTATTAAGATCCCCTTCACGAAGCCAATTGATGATTTCTGTCTATAGAAGCATTCCTCAATTTGCCGAAGCAACTGCCATTTCTCATAAAGAACATGCTCTGCTTCAAAGGTTTCTGGTGATGGATCAGTAAGAGTCTGTACATGCGCAAGTTGTAACAAACTGTGAGTAGTTTTAACCCTCTCCTGAATATTTGAAAACTCTCTATTTAGTTGTTTTAAACTTCTCTTTATGCATTTCAGCTTCCAACACAGTGGAGTTAGGTTGGCCGACAAACTTCCGCCTTGAAACCAAGAGTCAGACACTACCTACAAGAAGCTCGGGTGTTTAGTTAGGTAGTTTAGGAATTTGAATGGTTGAGTACCGGCTTTAGATAGGATAAAGGCGAGGTCTATAAGGCATGGGGAGTGGTTAGAGGGGACATGAGGGATGAATGAAGCTAAGGCATGGAAAAACTAGGTGATCACATCATCATTAATAAGACATCTATCTAACTTCTTCGCGACATGGGAGAGTAGTCTCTTGTTTGACCAAGTGTGATTAGGACCTTGATATCTGAGATCAAACACACCTAGTTGATAAAGACAGTCTCTGAATTGAAACATCCGGGTAGAGTGCTTGTTGTGATTGAAAGCAGAATGGTCACTACTGTAGAGGATTTGGTTGAAGTCTCCACCTATGATCCACGGTTTTGAGTCAAGACCAAACGTAGTGTGGAGATTCAAGAACTCGACCCATAAATCATTGCGTTCATCGCTGAGGTTAGAAGCATATATGGCAGTGTAGATAATGGGGAGGCAATTGGGTAGAATGAGCTCACAGGTGACCACCTGGTGAGATTGCAACAAGATACGCACTTTAGCGGGATCCTTTCAAATTAGTATGATGCGACCATCTTCATCAGACAGGTGATTTGAAGTGTAGTGCCAGCCTCTGCAGACAGAGCTCATGAGGGAGGCCAGAGAAAGTTCCTTGATATGTGTTTCTAAAATACTACCAAAAATGGGTTTATGGCTATTGAGCCAATCCGAAAATGGTCTATGTTTATCCGGATCATTCAGACCACGAATGTTCCAAAAAAAAAGCTTCGCACTCATTAAGAAGATAAGGGTGGGTCTCCAGCAGGCTGGAGAGAATCAGTAACTTGAAGTGGTAAAAAAGGGTTAGAGACAGAGGGTGGGTCAATGAAAGGAGAGGATTTAATATAGTTTAAAGTTCCAACATGTGGAAAATTAAGAGGAGGATGGGCTTTTGAGTAGGTGGAAGAAGGTTTTTGATGGGTGGGTGGGGGAGAGGGAAGGGGAAGAGCGGCAGCATTTTAAAGACGGTTTAAGAGCTTTGTCAGAAGGACTTTGGTGGGAAAATGGTAGACAAGAGTCTTTGGAACCAAAACAAAAAAGGTTAGGGAAAAGGTTCTTTTTTACAGCCGAGGGGCTAGATGGCAAGGAAACTGATAGAAGAGGAGGGAGGTCAGTCGGTGGAATGGAAGAGGTGCCAGTAGAGGACACAGAGACAGTTTTCTTGACAGGTACGTAGTGTTTGCCTTTAGGAACTCCTCCCGAAGCCTGCTTACGAGAGTCATTGATAGGAGTTTTACCATTTTGTTTCTTTGCAGATTCAGTAGCAGTAGGAGGGTTCTTCGGTGGAGTGTATGTCAACCAGTTACGCACCACATGACCTAGTTCTTTGCAATGGGAACAGATCGGAGGCAGCCAAGGATAGTCAACTTGAACTTCAACCACTTCTCCATTTTGCCTCTCAAACTCAACTACACGAGGTAATGGTTTAGTGAGATTCACTTCTACTTTGACATGAGACAGAGTGAGACTGACTAGGTTTAGTGTGAAATCATCAGTCTCTTTGGGTTCACCCACTAAACCTGCAACAAGACTGAGACCCTGCTGATAACGGAGATCAAAAGGGACACCGGTAAGATGGGCCCAAATCTGGATGGAGCTAAGAGGAGGAGTTGAGGCCGAGTGAGCTGACGACCACTGAGCGGTATGAAACATCGAGTCTCCAACATACCATATATTTTTCTCAAGTATCTTTTGTCTCAAATAATCACTAGGGATACAGACAATGGCTGAGCGCTGAAGGGGATTGTTGTGAATCTCAAGCTTTCTTCCCTTTTTCCACATGTGGGAGAGGACACTTTGGATTTGGTTGAATGGAGGGGGGCGCCCATTGAAATAACAGACAATGAAATCTTTGTGCAATTCAGCTCCTTTATGGAAAACAGAGTCAGGTATGATGACGT
This sequence is a window from Brassica oleracea var. oleracea cultivar TO1000 chromosome C1, BOL, whole genome shotgun sequence. Protein-coding genes within it:
- the LOC106332214 gene encoding uncharacterized protein LOC106332214; this encodes MIKTRSQIHPLLRRRLGNGETTSFWVDNWSPFGNLQDFLGASTSRFGIPSTATVASLYDQDHWLLPPARSENQLAIQVHLTTVTLIDEQDHYEWEVAGKLVLGTALERFLTWLVMHNRCPTRDRLLQWGLEVDPKCLLCNSSNESRNHLFFDCSFGGIVWRSISDWCQLQFTTTWDALIDQLHAVRNRNLRRLTLLAFQGTIYWIWHERNSRLHNQTFKTTDIFISTIDKQLRNRIQSFRHSNTRASSAMSQLWFLRS